The Benincasa hispida cultivar B227 chromosome 11, ASM972705v1, whole genome shotgun sequence genome has a segment encoding these proteins:
- the LOC120089709 gene encoding ubiquitin carboxyl-terminal hydrolase 3-like produces the protein MAAINESSSAKRWLPLEANPDVMNQFLWGLGLPKDEAECNDVYGLDDELLNMVPKPVLAVLFLYPVTQKSEEERLQQEKDAKKDYSDQVYFMKQTIDNACGTIGLLHAIGNITSEIKLSEESFLDRFFKSTRSMDPMERAAFLEKNNEMEVAHSVAATAGDTAAPENVDTHFICFTCVDGKLYELDGVKSEPISHGPSSPSSLLQDAAQVIKGIISSNPDSLRFNVIAISKKAGDASEGDQGSI, from the exons ATGGCTGCTATTAACGAAAGCTCTTCAGCTAAACGGTGGCTTCCACTTGAAGCTAACCCTGATGTTATGAACCAG TTCCTTTGGGGTCTCGGTCTTCCTAAAGATGAAGCAGAGTGCAATGATGTTTATGGCTTGGATGATGAACTCTTGAACATGGTGCCTAAGCCTGTACTGGCGGTGCTGTTTCTTTATCCCGTCACCCAAAAG AGTGAAGAAGAGAGACTGCAACAAGAAAAAGATGCAAAGAAG GATTATAGCGATCAAGTATACTTTATGAAACAAACTATTGACAATGCCTGTGGAACTATTGGACTTCTTCATGCCATAGGGAACATTACTTCGGAGATTAAGCTTT CCGAGGAATCATTCTTGGATAGGTTCTTCAAGTCTACCAGAAGCATGGATCCGATGGAG CGTGCAGCATTTCTTGAGAAAAACAACGAAATGGAAGTTGCGCATTCAGTAGCAGCAACTGCTGGTGATACAGCA GCTCCAGAAAACGTTGATACTCACTTTATCTGCTTCACATGTGTGGATG GGAAACTTTATGAGCTCGACGGGGTAAAATCAGAACCAATATCACATGGTCCATCATCACCCAGCAGTCTATTACAG GATGCAGCTCAAGTCATAAAAGGCATAATCTCGAGCAATCCCGACTCACTGAGATTCAATGTCATTGCCATTTCAAAAAAAGCTGGGGATGCATCTGAAGGCGACCAAGGTTCGATCTGA